The DNA window TACTTAAAATCACAAAAAGCACAAATGCGGTCAAGTTTATCAGACCTATAGCTTtacacagaaaaaacacaagtATGTGTTCCATTAAAGTAAAGATCAATGTGCAATCTCCTAATCACATAATCAATTGCTTAGACTTAGTCCTTTACTTAAGTACGAGATACATGAATTGGAAAATTTGCACCACTGTTTGATAGTGGGCTATATACATTTTGCCAAACCGAGTTTTGTGATGGCTCATTAGGAGCTTCTGCTGTTCATTTTGCAAAACATTATGCACAGCTATTAGAGGTGTGTGAAAGCTCAAAACTTCCACGCACTCTTGTACTTGGAAAGTAAATGTGGTGTGCAATGTACAGCCACAATATAAATACTTCTACttatcaaaaatatgaaaaaagaaataaaacagTAATTCCTATTGTAAGATACATCAAAAGGTTATAACCACCTCAACATCTGGGTCTGGGTAACAAGAAATTTCACCTAAGAATCAAAAACTCTAACCTATTCATGTAAAATGAAGCATTAGATGTTCCTACAACTTGCCATTCTGCTGTTACCATTAGACTAACCTTCTTCATCAGCAGTGCAATAGACCCGCATTGTCGGTATCCTTCTGTTATTCTGGTATGGAACACCGAATGGAACTAGAAATcaaaaaccaagaaatatGGAGGTGGCAGGACTCCAGTCAATTGATGTAAAAGACCACAGGAACCTTCAATAATACAAAACAGAGAGCAGTGGCGGAGGACAAAAAAAGAGGTGCAAATGACaacagaagaaacaaaaagttgtttaaaaaccATGAAATTATATGACACTAGATAGACCCATCAACTAGAACCCCTACATTTATCCAGATagtttcaatatatataagcaaGTCGGCAACGTGCAAATTAACGTTTGCAGCAATCTATTGCAGCTGATGGATTGTTAGTGTTGATTCACAAactaataaaccaaattaGTCACAAACTGAATTGTTCTCCCCATCCTATCATCTTGCATATGCTAATTCCATTGTCAGTCGGTTAAATATGGAGTACTCAGTAGCTAATCAGATAAAAAGGACAAAATTAACATACATATGCATGACTTGGCTGGCTCACGGTGGTGGGATAGATAATTCTAATTGATCTTTATTTCTGCAGAAATCAAATCAGACAGAAGAAGGCAACTAAGCAAGAAGTTGCCTTGTAGCCTGGCCTGCGGCTCTATGCCTAGCCACCTCTGTTCCGCTACTAGGAGGTTAGTAGTACATTTTAACCTGCTATGAAGTTACTTAGCTAGAAcggcaaaacaagaaatgcTAAATAGATGGATTGCTGAGCTATTTATTCTGCATCTAGATTGTTGCCCAGGGCATAAGAAACTAGTGAGAAGTAGTCAGTACTAGAAATCTAGATGgtgaaaaatctaaaacagCTACCATGTGGTGTTGTGGACTATATTGAACTGCTGTTTCCAAGGAACTGGATTTTGGAAAGCCTCTTGCTAACTATTGGAATACAAACAAGGAAAGTTCCAATTCCACCTTATTATTAATATCCTGCttaagtttcttttttcaaaaactcaAGAAATTCACTAGACATTTCATTCAACTAAGTGCAGGTGTATCAGTACTCATAATACAAGTGTTCACATCCACGATTCATGTTTGGTTCGGGAAGAGATCATAAAAGTTGTAAACTTAATAGCAAGGTAATCTACTTTCattaaaagatttattagATAATCGAAAACAGAGGATCTTGAGTGCTATTCGAAATTCGGAAGAATTGCGTAGAGGAACCATTGAGCAGCTCGAAAAAGCTCGAATTCTATTACAGAAAGTCGAACTAGAAGCGGATGAGTATCGAATGAATGGATACTCTGAGATAGAACGAGAAAGTGATGAATTATTAATCAGCGAGCAATACAATAGAAGTTGATGTCACAAGAAACAAAGCTATAAGAAAAGGTAGCATACCACAAAGAACAACGCTGGTAAGAGCATTCCTGGCCCTCAAGACCTGTTTCGCCTTGCTTTTGTATGATTTAAACCTCTTCAAAGCAACATCCTCCTCCAAAAGCTGCAAGACCAATAATGATGaatagaaaactaaaaaacacGAGTGGGAACTATACCACAGGGAAAcccaaacaaattttaaaaaaaagagggaaaattGTTCCATTGCCCCATAGTGAGTGTATCTATTTTGCCACAAAGTTTAGTGGTTTTGCTAAAATGCCACATAGTTGAACGTATTTCCTCTCTTTTGCCACATTTTGACAGATATAGAACCAAATtgccctcttcttcctcatccATCTAGTAAAATCATCACTTCCTCCCCTATCTGGCCAGAAACAAACTCGCTGTTGTTGTCTTGTTGCTGCTCGCAGATGCAAGCCATCGTTCATCTGCTGACGATGCTTCCAGATGCGAGTAACCGCAAGCCCACTGCCATCACTGCTCACAATCTcaagtcgccgccgctgttccTGACCTTGAGCTGCTTCTGCTCACCCACTGCCGCTTGCCATGCAGCTTGGAGACTTGATCTGCAACTGCTCATTGTTTTTGCTCATGACCATGAGCTGCTAGTGTTCACCCCAGACATCGAGAAGCTCCTCACTTGCTGCTGCACGGAACCTCTCCTTGCAACCTCGACGGTGCGACACAAGTGACCATGACCAAAGCTTGAGATAGGAAGAAGAATTGGGAGGTAGAAGAAGAGGGCGACTATGTAACTTCCTGTGAAAGAGTGGCAAATCATCCGATACCCACATGAAGTTTGTTGCATTTTAGAAAAGCCACTCAACTTGGtggaaaaatagaggatgcCATTCAACTATATATGTGGAAGATGGgcaattttctctaaaaatacTACAGTTAATGACCTAAAACGAAGATGGAAAAATAACTATTACACCATTCCCATAATTCAAATTAGTGTTGTACTGTTGTATCTGTAGAATGACATGAAACATCGTGGATTCAATCAAAAGTTACAAGAGATCAACGAAATCTATACTGAGTAATCCTCAATAAATATCCCTGATCTAATAGGATATCATAAGACAATTTCTTCATAATTTAATTCCAAAAAGATGATTATGCCGTCACAAATCACCCACCAGCAACActgtataaattaactataagcACAATCAATTGTATTAGTAGCTAACAATTACTAGTAATCAGAAAGGGAAATGGCAAAGCTTATAATAAACCCGATCCCCAGACAACAGATCAAACGCTTTCCACAAACATTCCCACCCCGCCGGTCCGTTCCACCAACAGATAGAAGGCCGGCCGGCTTCCCTCGTCAGATCGaatgggaggaggaggaggaggaggagttctgACCGCTTTgtggcgagcggcgaggtCGACGTGGAAGCCGCGGGGGGGCTGCAGGtgagggagcggcggcggggagcggaAGAAGGCGGGCTGCGGCATGGCGGACGGATGCGGCGGCTCAAAGCTCAATCTCTAGTGGGGACTGGGAGCAGCAGATAGAAGTAGAACAAGTGAGTGAGTGATGTACaggagaaataaaaataaaataaaggagGCAGCGAGGCTTCTTTTGGCCCACATACATCTCTGCTCGGCCAACTTCGATTCTTTCCCCAGGTGGGCTGGGCCTTAACATAAGCCTTTGGAGGACTCCTTGTTTCAAATTAGATTACcgagttttctttttttgccgCACACAGCCAAGGATAAAAATGCTCTATGTACTTTGATTTGCTTAATTGTTGGCTGAAAGATATAGCCCACAGTTATTTGCGATCTGCCCATcatctcatatatattttatgttttacgtagctaacttttaaatatttgtttgatcattttatttttatttttattttttaaaaaaatatctataattatgaagttatgcttaatttaagtaaatcacaacaaagtaaataataaataagatgattGGACTTGAAAGAGTAGACAGAAGAACTACAACACACATTTTGATGTTCGAATTGGAATGATTAAGTAGATGGTGAATCAGCCAGCATGGCATATATTGGCAAGATGCTGGAGTCGACGGCCGGCGGAGCTAGGCAGATGATCGAGTGGTTGGTTGAATCGACATGATATACTCtctctatatttattattttttatatgacatcgttgatttttaggtttacgtttgatcattcgtcttattaaaaaattatataattattaattattttattataatataatttattattatagaaactttaattatgcattataatttttcatatttggatataaattttgaataaaataaatggtgaaatgtgattctaaaagtcaacggtgttatatggagggagtacatataGTGAGTGTGGCCAACCGCAGGCATGCAACTCGATCGATCTTGTTTTTGGTTGTACACACAAGAGATCGAGATCAGAGCGAGGATCTAgtaaatacatacatacatacacatatatatgtgatcGAGATCGAGTGgtggatgatatatatatatagagaaatgAAATTAAGAAGGTTGCGGGGGGCAGAAGGTGATGAGGTAGCGGCTGGCGCGGCAGCGGTTGAGGCTGGTGGCGTCGTCGAAGGCGTAGCTGTAGGCGCGCGGGCAGATGGCCTTGAACAGGTGGGAGAACATGCTCGGCCGGCACGTCGACGGCGACCCGTACGCCCCCGTGCAGCAGTACCGGTCGCCGCCCATCGCCCTGCACGCGCTCCTGCACCCCGCCACCCTCCCTTCCCTGTCCCTCACCTCCAGCGCCGACGGGCAGCACACGTTCACGTCCGCcccgcacgccgccgtcccgcACCCCACGCCTCCCCCcaccggcgccatcgccaccgccagGTTGAACCCGTCTACCAGGCTCACGTCGTAGAAGTGcatcgccgacgccggcgtcccCAGCGTCATCtccaccaccgtcgccggcgtcgcccccgccgcaccgccgcacCGCATCACCCCGCCGCAGTCGCCCGTCGCGCAGCTGCCGCGCCCGCGGGAGTCGAACTTGCAGCCCCGCCGTGGCCACACGCGCCCCGACCaccccgccgccacctcgaacgccgcctcctcgccggggCCCAGGTGGAATCCGCCCGACTGCGGCGTGGGGTGGCCGGCGGTGCCCAGCAGGCCCGGCCACACCGACTCGCCGCAGTTGTTCACCATGATCAGCTGGATGCCATTGCCACcacctgctgctcctcctgcaAATTTTTCGAATGCAATTgtcattaataatttataggaaCCATGCGTGCAAGATTAAGTAGTACTGTAGTAGCTTAGGAGAGTGGTTTACGTACGAGTGACTGCGATGGAGACGACGAGGGTGATGATGGCATTGACGAGGATGAGCAGAGGAATGGCCATCAATTAACTTGAAATCAGCTAGCTAACTATGTATGGTTATGTGTgcacactaattaattaactagctagcttagTTGCTTGACCGATGATCATCGGTCAGCCTGTGGCCGGGGCAGAGCGGTGGCCAGCCCAGCCAACTTATATATAAGCTGCTATCAACTTATGTGTATCAAAGTGACTAAATTATGCACCCAACTTTGCAAAGCAGAGGTACGTAGCTAACTCACTTGGGTGCCCCCTGGGACATCTGAATCAAATAAAGATTTCAGTTTTCATGTGTCCCTCGATCCCACAGCACGCTGTTGCTGCCATGCATAATTCTGTCGACTTGTTCGCACCGGCTGAAAGCATGCTTAGCAATGCCTGCATGCTCCACAAGGCTAGACGATGGTGTTGCAGTTGTATGGCACCAATTATTTTAAGCTTGTACAGTaacaacagttttttttttcattcgtcaCGCTTATCTACCAGGCTGCTATAGCTAGCTCAACTTCACAGTACTTCAGTACTTCACTGACCTCTGTACAGGGCAAATGTGCAACGAGATGGCAGACAATCGGAtcagtcagtcagtcagtcGGTCAGAGCAGAGCAGCAAACTCTAAAGGCTGCTAATTAAATACCAACTTTAATTCATttatctttcttcttttttcctttgggGATTGCGATCCATGCAGATACGTCAGGATCTATTCTTTGCTTTGCGCTGAGGTTTCTCGCTTTGTACTTGTGCTGCAAATATGCATCAAACTATACATAGGTATCTCCTCGATCGTCACTTGGATAAGGAAAAGAATTTGAGCCGTAGCCCCAGTTGATGAGCATTGGAATCTTCCtctcttttgcttttgctctctctgctttctcttcttcttcatgatctctatctatctatcctATGAAAGCCACTGGGGTCTAGATCTCACATATATTCATCAGAAAGCAAAGCATGTATGTTCAGTCGCTTTCCAAGTCAGAAAGGGGTCTTAGTCTAGCTCACTCCAGTCACTTGTTATGGTTttacccttttctttttcatattcaCACCAAAGCATGAAGACATACATTTTAACCAGACCAGtcacatatgtatatattctaGTTGACGATATACATTATACTCGACCAATGTTACATTTTACAAATGAAATATTCTGCACACATAACTCTTGTACAACTGTTGAAACATGAAATTGAGGAGCACGCACAACACAAATACATGTGCATGCTTTTAGCGAGGACTGATATTACACAAGGAATATAAATACACAAAACACATTACTTTGTCTGATTAGGTACAGTAAACGAATATATAATAATGTTAATATCCTCCCATTTCCAATTAGGTTAATGCTTTCAGTGGATAGTTCACTTTTAGCTATGAGATCACTTCATCTCTTGAACAAATGTGCATAGTCCACTATCCTTGTCTTCCTCTGTATTATCACCAACTTCTGGGTTTAATCCGCCGAATAGGCGTCGGCTTACTGCTGACCTGTTAACTGTACCGTCAGTCTGGAAGGGAACTACTGAAATCGGACTCCACAACTGGTCAGTACACCTGCCAGGATTGTTGGACAGATCCAAATTAAGTTCTCTCATCATGTTGAAGCACTCCTTGACCTCATGATCCTGTTAATTAGTTTAACTCCATCAGCTGTTACCCTTATGAAAACAGACAAATGCTAGCTTCAACAATGAAGAACAATACTATttacactgtttttttttgtcagacATGAGGGCATGCAAGTATATATGCAACCTATACTACTACACTTGCATCATAAAACAGAATCAAGAAACAGAGTAGTAGTGTTCACAATCTGGCAAAACATTATGGATGTCAATACGCAAACAGCTGGTATGGTAGCATTTGCAGAGATAACAATCGATCGATGTAAGTAGGATCGATATGATAATTACCGTTTGGCGCAATGGATGGATGAGACGGTTGACATGGGCGGAGAGATGATGAGGCTGTGGATGAATGGTGCATACAAGAGCAGAGGCAGCAAGCAGCGAGGCATCAAACCGGAGGAAGGAAGGGTCCAAgagggagcggaggaggatgtgagaagcggcggcggcggcggtggcggcggcggggaggaggaaggagaagggaGTGACGCAGGCGAGGCGCCACCGGAGAGCCTTGAGCAGCGTGAGCTCCATGTCCCCGACGGTGGACGGCCGGAACGAGTGCCCCATCGCCTCCTCCATCTGCCACACTCACACGCACGCATGAATCAACTCGATCGATGACACGCATGCATGATCGAAATGAGATGAGTTGGTGGGTATACCGTACCTGAAGGTCGTGGAGCGAGGGGATGGTGACCTCGTCCAGCTTGCATGCGAGGGAGAGGCAGGCCACGCTCACCACTTCCACCATCCACTCCTCCCACCTCTGCATGCATcaccatatatacatgcatggttAATCCAACTAGATAATATccatgcattcatgcatgcgtatcatctatacatataatattatacCAGATGGCAATTGATAGAGAGGAAGCGATCCAGATAGTTGACTGCGTTGAACGCCGTCGATGCATCCAGTCCCAGCCTGCCCATTGCCTGATCAATATTgataattcatatgaatctagctATAATTAATCTACTATATCTATCAACCCATCAGATGGAAAGAATTTCCATAGCAagctaataataaataaaaagaaagatactGAATCTGTACGTACGTAGATGATGTAGCGTACGGCTTTGAGCCTGGCCGTGGACACGCCATgctgaagctgctgctgctgctgttgcaggCAGAAGCAGTAATCTCTCTGCGGAGCGTACGACCTCTGCTTCGCCTTGTAGTACTCCatcacctcctcctcgtcgtcgtcgtccggcgTCCTTACTGCCAGCTGCCGCcgttgctgctgctccggtggcggcggcgtggagtcGAAAGGTTCCTCGTCGCAGTAGAGGAGAGAATTGAAAGTACTGCTATCGTCGTCATCCATGGCATGCTCGATAGATCTACCTCACGGTCTTCATGAATCTATCCCTGCCTGCCTGCAGCTCCGATCCCCATCAACGTACTATATACCTACTATCTGATTAATGATCAACAAGCAAGTATATATCCAATCCATCAATCAATTGGCGATATATGCATGGCtgctaaataaattaattgtgGCTGTGAGATGTAGACTAGAGAGGAGAGCGCCATACCTGAAGCAAGGCGGCATGCATGAACCACCATGCGAatgcgagagagagaggggtagCGAACCACCAATGCACCATGGGGGGTGATCTCGATCAATTATATAGACACGCCGCAAGGCATGCGTGCATAAGACGTGCTACGTTGCCTTAAAAACCGCAAGATCCAGATCGATGTGCACACGCCTGGCCCTGCCCTGTTCATGCACCTACACTAACATATATTCCACTAGCTGTTTTCTTTACGTACTGAAAACGTTTAAGTGTGTATTTACgttatattaattatactatagttattaatacaaaattgattttagtcCCTCAAGAAAATGACCTCTCTTTtttatgtcatctaaataattaagaaaaatcgACAAAATAGATGAATATGTAATATGTTATTTCACGAATATGCATGTCTAAATCCGAAGTCgtgaacaaattaaactctaagTAATACACACATTTAGTTAtcctattatat is part of the Oryza brachyantha chromosome 11, ObraRS2, whole genome shotgun sequence genome and encodes:
- the LOC102703627 gene encoding uncharacterized protein LOC102703627 isoform X1 yields the protein MEQFSLFFLKFVWVSLWYSSHSCFLVFYSSLLVLQLLEEDVALKRFKSYKSKAKQVLRARNALTSVVLCVPFGVPYQNNRRIPTMRVYCTADEEVEEVSDLGVNVALSMLKFYKREISPLLPSSCRYVPTCSEYSMQAYKKYGVAKGTILTAWRLCRCNPLGGHGYDPPRWFGEEELPKE
- the LOC102703627 gene encoding uncharacterized protein LOC102703627 isoform X3 — encoded protein: MPQPAFFRSPPPLPHLQPPRGFHVDLAARHKALLEEDVALKRFKSYKSKAKQVLRARNALTSVVLCVPFGVPYQNNRRIPTMRVYCTADEEVEEVSDLGVNVALSMLKFYKREISPLLPSSCRYVPTCSEYSMQAYKKYGVAKGTILTAWRLCRCNPLGGHGYDPPRWFGEEELPKE
- the LOC102707631 gene encoding thaumatin-like protein, with the protein product MAIPLLILVNAIITLVVSIAVTRGAAGGGNGIQLIMVNNCGESVWPGLLGTAGHPTPQSGGFHLGPGEEAAFEVAAGWSGRVWPRRGCKFDSRGRGSCATGDCGGVMRCGGAAGATPATVVEMTLGTPASAMHFYDVSLVDGFNLAVAMAPVGGGVGCGTAACGADVNVCCPSALEVRDREGRVAGCRSACRAMGGDRYCCTGAYGSPSTCRPSMFSHLFKAICPRAYSYAFDDATSLNRCRASRYLITFCPPQPS
- the LOC102703627 gene encoding uncharacterized protein LOC102703627 isoform X2, giving the protein MEQFSLFFLKFVWVSLWYSSHSCFLVFYSSLLVLQLLEEDVALKRFKSYKSKAKQVLRARNALTSVVLCVPFGVPYQNNRRIPTMRVYCTADEEEEVSDLGVNVALSMLKFYKREISPLLPSSCRYVPTCSEYSMQAYKKYGVAKGTILTAWRLCRCNPLGGHGYDPPRWFGEEELPKE
- the LOC102707915 gene encoding putative cyclin-D7-1 — translated: MDDDDSSTFNSLLYCDEEPFDSTPPPPEQQQRRQLAVRTPDDDDEEEVMEYYKAKQRSYAPQRDYCFCLQQQQQQLQHGVSTARLKAVRYIIYAMGRLGLDASTAFNAVNYLDRFLSINCHLRWEEWMVEVVSVACLSLACKLDEVTIPSLHDLQMEEAMGHSFRPSTVGDMELTLLKALRWRLACVTPFSFLLPAAATAAAAASHILLRSLLDPSFLRFDASLLAASALVCTIHPQPHHLSAHVNRLIHPLRQTDHEVKECFNMMRELNLDLSNNPGRCTDQLWSPISVVPFQTDGTVNRSAVSRRLFGGLNPEVGDNTEEDKDSGLCTFVQEMK